The Anomalospiza imberbis isolate Cuckoo-Finch-1a 21T00152 chromosome Z, ASM3175350v1, whole genome shotgun sequence genomic interval AGAAATTGACACAGTAAGCCAGAAGGAAGTTCATTTCTATTTGTCCTGGGTATACTTtggtttggaaaaaaaccccagtgaaTAAGAGTAATTTAGAATATCAGGTATCTATGTCAGCCTTGTTCAAAAATTTGTAATTGTTTATACATTTCAAACAATTAACTGTATTGTAAACTTTATTGCAATAAATGGATGATTTgcacaaaaaacaacaaaattgaACAGGTAACACTGTGCATTCCAAAAGTATATTTTTGCTGGCATAAGCAAGATATGAAAAATTATccacaaaaacattttaaacttaaaataaaCCCAAAGGATTCTGTTGAACTGTGGAGCAATCAACTTGGTAACATATGAACATGCTGTTTTCCatagaaaacaaagcaagacCTCATCTGACAGACAACAAAACTTGACCAGGGTCTAAGGCTGTAGAAACCACTGCAGATTGCTGACTCTGATCACATCCCACAgcagaggcaggcagggctcagtCTCTGTGTGTGATTTGCAGATTCTGCATCCAGTCCAgtgcctggctgctcccaggtACTTCCCATTCTGAGCAGATTGGTTGGTGTGAAAGGACACGTGGACTTTTGACCTAAACACAACCCATCTGCTGTTCTGGAGGTGGGACACAGCAGAAAGCTGCCCAGGAACCACACTCTCTTTTCAGTGAGCATGAGGTCAGCCCCATTTTTAGCAGTGGTTTGAATACACCACTCCATGGGACACAGGCAGATATTCCCCTGCTGCAGTTTAGCAGTGACTCCTATTGCTGAAAAAGACTACTGAGAAGGCAAGCAAATTTCATAAAAGATTTCCAGTTTGAAACTTTTCTCTCTTACGATTCTTAATACCACCAGTAGAGAGCAGCAGAGTAGGAACAGAGACATGAATACACAGAAACAGTTCAGCTGCAGCTTTCTTGCAGATGTGTAATAAACTATTGATCCAAAACAATGACGTTGCCAGAACAGTTATGAGTAATGAGTAAGTAAATCCTGGCTTCTATATTAATTTACCAATTCAACACCAGTTTGCAGACAAAATGGTAAATTGGAGTCAGACAGAATTCCAAGGAACTGAGTGATATTAAGAATTAATCAAGACGAGAAGCCTAGTGGCTTCACTGACAAAACATGTCAGCATTTGCCAGCAAGAAACCACCTGCTGCTATTAAGAGACCTATTTGAAAATGTTGTCCTCTTTCAAGACAAATTTGGTTTTAAGTCACTGAAAGTTAACTGGCTAATATACAACTAGTATTCAGATTTTCCCCTGTGTAATTGCTTACTAGAAGCCAAAGACAAAAAACAtaacacaaacaaaaattctTGGACAGCATTGCAAAAAGCATCAATGTATTACGCAAACAGTACTTTAACATCTGTGTTGGAAGCAGTGTCTATAGGACATCAACTCccctttctgctttttcagctTCAGTTTGAGTCAAGGCTAAGAAATGTTTGCAGTGCAAGAAAATGGAAGTTTTCAGCTTTCTTATTCCAGAgctaaaaaataaagacaatatTAACACTATCAAAATCTACAGCTTTCATtaagttttataaaaaaatataatattttatataaccAAAAATATATTAGAGATGCCAGCACACACACCTACAGTTCTGCTTCAGTAATGTTCTCATCAGGGCAACAATAGTATTCCACAAAACAGATCTGTCCATCTTCATTCCTAATCATATACTGCAGTGAAAGAAATCCTTGAGCATCTGTTCGAATGGACACTTTACAAGACAAAGCCAATGCCTTTGTGGATGGTTTAAGCAAAGATATCTTATACCTGCAGgagaaaatattattattatagaTTATTTcaataatatgaaaaaaatacattgtgCAAAGAGGAACTGCAACATTAGTCATTAATAAAGACCcagaataaatgaaaaacagTAAGGAACACGCTTATTTGATCTTTACCTGATAACAACATTAAACTGTCATTGTCAGCACTTAGCTTTTGATTACAGACACAGCCTTTTATCAGATGGGGGAGTATTTTTGTCTCCCATAttgataaaataaatgttacagaaatgcaaaagcagTTCTTAAACTTCCCATCAAGAACACATGATCTGGCATAGAGAGCATCAGTCACTTTCTAACCTGTTTGTCTGGGTCTGGTTACAGTGGAATGCTTCCATCAAATCAGAGTCCCTAGGGTAGTCTAGATGTGCACTTCCAGCATTTCCAAAAGTGGATAACCTGGAAGACAAAAAGCACCATCTCAAAACACTTGATGAGAGCTCTGTAAAAACTATTAATATTAGTCACTGTAGATATCTCGTGACTGTTTCACAAAACACTGCTGTTTGTTTCACTTTATTTAATCAAAAATGCTAAACTGTCCACACCAGTGTCACATTTACCAGGTTGTCAAAATACTCATTACTATATTAATTAGAGAACATACTGTGATTTGCTATACTCATTACAATTCTTTCTGAAATGAACCGTTATTCTAAAATAGTTCCCCTCTCTCCACCGTGAAAACTTCCACTCCTCACCAAAGGCAGCCAAGCACAAACATTTGAGTTGAGAGCCATTTCTAGTACCTGAAGTAGGGTTTATCTGGAGACATGGTAATCTGCAGAACTTCACTGGTCATATCCAGTTCAGCAAATGCTTCTCGTAGTCCCTCTGACTGCAGGATGATTTTATTAACAACCTTTGTACTGCAGAAATCAAAATCTAACAACTCCTCAGGCTCTTGAGTGTTGATTTTGCACACTGTTACTACTCCTCCTTCTCCCAAGAACAGCATCAGGGGATACCCATATCCACGATAACACATTCTAAGGGCCGTTGATGCTCctgaaaaagagaatgaaatatACATTCTGCAGAGACCATAGCTAGAACATTTGATCACTTTAGAAAACTCAAATTTTTCTGGCACATGGACCACAGATCAATTTTAGTGCTGCCTCCTAGATACCCTCGGAAATGCTAATGGTTATGcagtaaaattaaattacttgtGTGTAGACAACTCAAATCCAAATAATTTCACCCACCAGACAAGAAACACCAGCTCTGACAATTAAGACACACAAACAGTTTAGAGTAATTGGAAAATCCTCATGGTCCTGTGGctcttctctctggctcacatcATCTTTCCTTACTACTCTTGTTACTTGTGCAACCCAAACTGAAGTTAATGCAGCTGAGTTTGTGCTGTGGTCACACCCTCCTGCTGCAGGTTATCACCACTTGAACCTCTGGTTTCCCAAAATCACAGTGCTCTTTAGTACACTCAATTTAGATCTTTAGGTCAGCCACAACCAAAACTGTAGAGGAGTGAGGAGTTCAACACAGAGCTGCAAGAGTAGAACTGCCCAGAGAGCTGCCATGGTATCACTCCACA includes:
- the RAD1 gene encoding cell cycle checkpoint protein RAD1 isoform X2, whose amino-acid sequence is MPPCFISEILCSCRCHKAAEIFQEFSIQEESVMFRISLSVLLDCLTIFGTSSLPGASTALRMCYRGYGYPLMLFLGEGGVVTVCKINTQEPEELLDFDFCSTKVVNKIILQSEGLREAFAELDMTSEVLQITMSPDKPYFRLSTFGNAGSAHLDYPRDSDLMEAFHCNQTQTNRYKISLLKPSTKALALSCKVSIRTDAQGFLSLQYMIRNEDGQICFVEYYCCPDENITEAEL
- the RAD1 gene encoding cell cycle checkpoint protein RAD1 isoform X1, whose amino-acid sequence is MPFSAQPPASGDRYALSASLDNARHLSNLLRAVHFQDHATCLATASGLRVTVEDAKCIQANAFIQAEIFQEFSIQEESVMFRISLSVLLDCLTIFGTSSLPGASTALRMCYRGYGYPLMLFLGEGGVVTVCKINTQEPEELLDFDFCSTKVVNKIILQSEGLREAFAELDMTSEVLQITMSPDKPYFRLSTFGNAGSAHLDYPRDSDLMEAFHCNQTQTNRYKISLLKPSTKALALSCKVSIRTDAQGFLSLQYMIRNEDGQICFVEYYCCPDENITEAEL